A region of the Pseudobacteroides sp. genome:
TTGACAAGCTGCAGGAGCTTGAAACTGACTTGTTTGAACATATCCACCTGGAGAACAATATTTTGTTTAAACAATTGGGGTTGGAGCTTAATGGAATAAAATCCTAGTAAGCGTTATAAGACAATACGAAATTAAAAAGGCATGGGTTAATTAATAAGGCCCATGTTTTTTTATTGCTTAGGAAATTATGGTGCATGCCACACCACAATTTCTTACAATTATAGAGCTTGCAAAATCCCAAGAGATTTTGTTATATATAGTATGTCAAATGAAATAATTTTTAAAATTTGTAACAATTGACCCACTTAATACGAATAAATAATGAAAACCTGAGCAGGGGGGTGTGTGATTTAATATGCTTATAAAGCTTTGTGGCTTTGAGATCAAGAGTCAGCTTAAAAGTGTTACATTTTATGTGTTTGTGCTGCTTACCGCATTATTTGTTTTCAGCCAGATGGGAAGCTTTGAAAGATGGTCAAAGCATCCCGATTCTATTAAAAAAACAGAGCAGCTAAAGAACCAGATGCCTTATGTAAAGGAAGGCTTTGTTGACAAAGAGGTAGAAATTCAGAAGGGTGTGTATGACTTTCTTTCCAGGGCTGCAAGTACAAAAAAGATTATGGTCACCAAAGGGTTTATCAACAAGGATAAGGTGCTTGCCGACAAACAGGTGGAACTTATTAAAGAAGCAATGGTTAAGATATCTCCAAACGGTAAGTCTATCAGCCAAAGGTCCGATATGGTTCTCACTATGGAGGAATTTGAAAAGGTTTTGGATAAACTTGATGACGATCTCGGAGGTAATTCTGTATTTACCAAGGAACACCGAGAATTCTTTATACCTACTCCAAAATCTTATGAGGAACTTTCAGCAGAGGAAAAACGCATAATCGATCTCGGTTTTACACCCCTTGCAGCACAATTGTTTGCAGACTATTACGGTATCGCTCTTGCAATGCTGACTGTCTTTCTTGCAGCGTTCATATTCTACCGTGACAAAAGAAGCCGTATTTTAGAGCTGGTTTGCAGTCGTCCTGCAAGCGGTATCAATTATGTGTTATCAAAGTTCCTGGGAACATGCATTCCTATATTTGCCAGCATTATGCTTGTAGCAGCAATACCGACTTTTTTTGCGGTAAAAATGAAACTGG
Encoded here:
- a CDS encoding ABC transporter permease yields the protein MLIKLCGFEIKSQLKSVTFYVFVLLTALFVFSQMGSFERWSKHPDSIKKTEQLKNQMPYVKEGFVDKEVEIQKGVYDFLSRAASTKKIMVTKGFINKDKVLADKQVELIKEAMVKISPNGKSISQRSDMVLTMEEFEKVLDKLDDDLGGNSVFTKEHREFFIPTPKSYEELSAEEKRIIDLGFTPLAAQLFADYYGIALAMLTVFLAAFIFYRDKRSRILELVCSRPASGINYVLSKFLGTCIPIFASIMLVAAIPTFFAVKMKLDGFDVHIFTYFSTFAIWLFPTVMLIVSLAMLVSILINNSILPIAVQFLVFASSIWPLHGDYSLYKVFIRHNTMEPLANPQAFYMNRIFILLMSIIFTLITAWLWELKRRRIGERIK